The Mauremys mutica isolate MM-2020 ecotype Southern chromosome 1, ASM2049712v1, whole genome shotgun sequence genome has a segment encoding these proteins:
- the LOC123377040 gene encoding olfactory receptor 52K2-like encodes MSDSNRTDFTNPSAFILLGIPGLEAAHIWISIPFCAMYAIAILGNFTILFIVKMEQSLHEPMFYFLCMLAVTDLVISTSTVPKMLSIFWFNSREIGFSACLTQMYFLHSSSGMESGILVAMAFDRYVAICDPLRHSTTLTNSLVAKIGLAVVLRSGILALPYPFLVRQWPYCRTNIIPHFYCQHIAVVKLACTDIRISSYYGLFDLLFVIGMDGFFIAVSYIQILQAIFCLPTKDARLKTFGTCISHLCAISALYVPNVFSSLMFRFGHNVPLHFLVLISGVYHMVPPVLHPIIYGVRTKQIRGRLLQLFAHKET; translated from the coding sequence ATGTCAGATTCTAACAgaaccgacttcaccaacccctccgctttcatcctacttggcattcctggcctggaggcagcccataTCTGGATCTCTATCCCCTTCTGTGCTATGTatgccatagccatcttggggaacttcaccatcctgttcatcgtgaagaTGGAGCAGAGCCTCCATGAACCCatgttctatttcctctgcatgctggctgtcactgACCTGGTCATTTCCACATCCACCgtacccaaaatgctgagcatcttctggttcaattccagggagatcggtttcagtgcctgcctcacccagatgtattttcttcactCCTCCTCAGGGATGGAGTCTGGAATCCTCGTGGctatggcttttgatcgctacgtggccatctgtgaTCCTCTGAGACATTCCACGACCCTGACAAACTCTCTTGTGGCCAAGATAGGCTTGGCCGTGGTGCTGCGCAGTGGTATACTCGCATTACCCTATCCCTTCCTGGtgaggcagtggccatattgtagaaccaacatcatcccacACTTTTATTGTCAGCATATAGCTGTAGTGAAGCTGGCCTGCACTGACATCCgcatcagtagttactatggcctgTTTGATCTTCTCTTTGTGATCGGAATGGATGGGTTTTTTATTGCTGTGTCCTATATTCAGATCCTCCAGGCCATCTtctgcctccccacaaaggatgcccggcttaaaacttttgggacctgcatctctcatctttgtgccatctcagCTTTGTACGTCCCAAATGTATTCTCCTCTCTCATGTTCCGGTTTGGTCACAATGTGCCACTGCATTTCCTCGTTCTCATTAGTGGTGTGTACCACATGGTGCCCCCTGTGCTGCACCCCATCAtttatggggtgaggaccaaacagatccgcggcaggctgctccagctgtTTGCTCATAAAGAGACCTAA